In Leisingera methylohalidivorans DSM 14336, a single genomic region encodes these proteins:
- the hisC gene encoding histidinol-phosphate transaminase: protein MTQLTPQPGIMDIALYQGGAAHVKGVSNVVKLSSNENPLGPSPRAIQAMQDAAAGMHRYPSSDHAALRQAIGEVHGLDPEQIICGAGSDEIIAFLCQAYAGPGDEVLYTEHGFAMYRISALAAGATPVEVKERERVTDVDALLAGCTARTKLVFIANPNNPTGTMISEAEVARLAEGIPAGALLVLDGAYAEYVEGFDGGAAAAGARSNVFMTRTFSKIYGLGGARIGWGYGPKKIISVLNRVRGPFNVSSTALAGAEASVRDTDYVAQCRAENAKWRTWLANALGELGVPSDVSSTNFILARFASQAEAEACDSYLQSQGLIVRRVAGYNLPNALRITIGDEDACRRLAQAVKAFKAGQA, encoded by the coding sequence ATGACCCAACTCACACCGCAGCCCGGTATCATGGACATAGCCCTGTATCAGGGCGGGGCTGCCCATGTGAAAGGGGTGAGCAATGTTGTGAAGCTCTCCTCGAACGAGAACCCGCTTGGCCCCAGCCCGCGCGCCATCCAGGCGATGCAGGACGCGGCGGCCGGCATGCACCGCTATCCCAGCTCGGATCACGCGGCACTGCGGCAGGCAATCGGCGAGGTGCACGGGCTGGATCCGGAGCAGATCATCTGCGGCGCAGGCAGTGACGAGATCATCGCCTTCCTGTGCCAGGCCTATGCCGGCCCGGGCGACGAGGTACTCTATACAGAACACGGCTTTGCCATGTACCGCATCAGCGCTCTGGCGGCCGGTGCCACTCCGGTGGAGGTCAAAGAACGCGAGCGGGTAACCGATGTGGACGCCCTGCTGGCAGGCTGCACCGCCAGGACCAAGCTGGTCTTCATCGCCAATCCGAACAACCCCACCGGCACCATGATCAGCGAGGCTGAGGTGGCCCGGCTGGCCGAAGGCATTCCGGCAGGCGCGCTTTTGGTGCTGGATGGCGCTTATGCGGAATATGTCGAAGGGTTTGATGGCGGCGCTGCAGCGGCAGGCGCGCGCAGCAACGTCTTCATGACCCGCACATTTTCCAAGATCTACGGTCTGGGCGGCGCGCGGATCGGCTGGGGCTATGGCCCCAAAAAGATCATCAGCGTCCTGAACCGGGTGCGGGGGCCGTTCAATGTCTCCAGCACCGCGCTGGCCGGCGCGGAAGCCTCGGTGCGGGATACGGATTACGTCGCACAGTGCCGGGCAGAAAACGCCAAGTGGCGCACATGGCTGGCCAATGCGCTGGGTGAACTGGGCGTGCCTTCGGATGTCTCCAGCACCAATTTCATCCTCGCGCGTTTTGCCAGCCAGGCCGAGGCCGAAGCCTGCGACAGCTACCTGCAGTCGCAGGGGCTGATCGTGCGCCGGGTGGCGGGCTACAACCTGCCGAACGCACTGCGCATCACCATCGGTGACGAAGACGCCTGCCGCCGCCTGGCGCAAGCGGTCAAAGCATTCAAAGCGGGGCAGGCATGA
- a CDS encoding prephenate/arogenate dehydrogenase family protein: protein MSGQKHGPVYGRVALIGLGLIASSMFWAMKRAGLAGEVTGYARSAETRATARRIGLCDRVCDSAQEAVQDADLVVLCVPVGAMGPVMEDIAPLLKPGATVSDVGSVKRHVIDAVQPHIPEGVHFVPAHPLAGTEHSGPESGFSELFDNRWSLLVPVEGTDPDATARLRALWEGMGANVDEMDADHHDLVLAVTSHTPHLIAYTMVGVADDLRRVTDSEVIKYSAAGFRDFTRIAASDPTMWRDVFLTNKDATLEILGRFTEELFALQRAIRTGDGEHLHDYFTRTRAIRRGIIEAGQDTDAPDFGRGQKK, encoded by the coding sequence ATGAGCGGCCAGAAACACGGGCCGGTCTATGGCCGCGTGGCGCTGATCGGGCTGGGCCTGATTGCCTCCTCGATGTTCTGGGCAATGAAACGCGCAGGGCTGGCAGGCGAGGTCACCGGCTATGCCCGCAGCGCAGAAACCCGCGCAACCGCCCGCCGCATCGGCTTGTGCGACCGCGTCTGCGACAGCGCGCAAGAGGCGGTGCAGGACGCCGATCTGGTGGTGCTCTGCGTGCCAGTCGGCGCCATGGGCCCGGTGATGGAAGACATCGCGCCGTTGCTGAAACCCGGCGCCACGGTGTCGGACGTGGGCTCGGTCAAGCGCCATGTGATCGACGCCGTGCAGCCGCATATCCCCGAAGGCGTGCATTTCGTGCCCGCCCACCCGCTGGCCGGCACCGAGCATTCCGGGCCGGAATCCGGCTTTTCCGAGCTGTTCGACAACCGCTGGTCGCTGCTGGTGCCGGTTGAGGGCACCGACCCGGATGCCACCGCCCGCCTGCGCGCGCTGTGGGAGGGCATGGGCGCCAACGTCGACGAGATGGACGCCGACCACCATGACCTGGTGCTGGCCGTCACCTCGCACACGCCGCACCTGATTGCCTACACTATGGTGGGTGTCGCCGATGACCTGCGCCGGGTGACCGACAGCGAGGTGATCAAGTATTCCGCCGCCGGTTTCCGCGACTTCACCCGCATCGCCGCCTCGGACCCGACCATGTGGCGCGATGTGTTCCTGACCAACAAGGACGCCACGCTGGAAATCCTCGGCCGCTTCACCGAGGAGCTGTTTGCCCTGCAGCGCGCCATCCGCACCGGCGACGGCGAGCATCTGCACGATTACTTCACCCGCACCCGCGCCATCCGCCGCGGCATCATCGAGGCCGGCCAGGACACC